CGCGCCGGAACGAGTGATGAGCGAGCCGTGCTCGGCGGCGGTGCCGCGCGGGTTCAGCGGGACCATCGCCACCCCCGCCTTCGCCGCGCCCGCCGCGACCTCCACGTACTCGGCCTGGTTGCCGAGGAGGACGGCGACGCGGTCGCCGGGACGGAAGCCCGCGTCGATGAGCAGGCTCGCGACCCGGTTGCTGCGGTCGTCCACCTCGGCGAACGTCGCCCGGCGGTCTCCGTCGACGACCGCGGTGGCGCCCGGCGTGGCGATCGCGAACTCGCGGATCCCGCCGGCGATGTTCATCTGTGCCATGGCTGCCCGCCTCTTCTCCATGCGACTCTCACTGTCAAGAAGTCGTCAGATCTATCACTCGACCATCGTTGACTACGCTCGGCTTACTCCGCACTCCTGGAATGCAGAGTAAGACAGTTATATGTCTGATTTATTTCTTCCCGTGGTCCGGTCCGGGTCCGGCCAGGGCGAGGGTGCGGCGCGCCAGCCGGATCACAGCCGGGTCGATCAGCCGGCCGTCGGCATCCAGGACGACGCCCGAGCCCGCCGCGGCGGCCGCCTCGTACCGCGCCAGGACGTCCTCGGCCCGCTCGATCTCCCGCGCCGCCGGCGTGAACACCTGGTGGACGACCGGGATCTGCGCCGGGTGGATGCACGCCCGCCCGACGAATCCGAGCCGCCGGACACGCTCGGTGGACT
The sequence above is drawn from the Actinomadura hallensis genome and encodes:
- a CDS encoding HpcH/HpaI aldolase/citrate lyase family protein: KIARAPRVHRLQIGEVDLAADAGLDPGPDESELTFVRCMTVLASAAAGIHPPVGPVSRITADPGALAESTERVRRLGFVGRACIHPAQIPVVHQVFTPAAREIERAEDVLARYEAAAAAGSGVVLDADGRLIDPAVIRLARRTLALAGPGPDHGKK